The following coding sequences lie in one Glycine max cultivar Williams 82 chromosome 19, Glycine_max_v4.0, whole genome shotgun sequence genomic window:
- the LOC100815910 gene encoding serine/threonine-protein kinase D6PKL1 — MGSFSGTCEIVEAREEELNTRKAPGVYQSSSECSTSEKNQKFSVLKLGYKDDLDDDINKLFESIALKSSSRDLSLFQDGTSPRLKSALKKPITMGIPRSPRVGTSEPANLKQALRDLCISKASEMAAMKRLSKSTTASPRLSEVGKIQTLYNSVVAETSRSGSSFVESNGRQIEISLVPEKGKSLSLEKTSQSSQIALLSRNIHSSREIAVATTKYDAGTSLIQSDLAGSSSKVGIQSQRVVPVETEEQASASSPSLYNTSGCKSEVPKNASSPKKLGNKTSVSNTGKKGRLQTVSSSNAVNGNRVNKPPRHAPWTVKSVIKNKNLSKKKQKEDSCSTLCGPTPNEVNKPVPGTPRLICERCRCALENTSEEKNQDIVALDSTSPENGVNLSNVHSGSNKPGLVSSSVNKSKTVAKVKNTKLKEQIEFSQSSKSSQGEYSSSTSTSDESNVSGSSRSTRPHMSKDVRWAAIRHAQVQHGVLGLRHFNLLKKLGCGDIGTVYLAELIGTSCLFAIKVMDNEFLERRKKMPRAQTEREILRILDHPFLPTMYAQFTSDNLSCLVMEYCPGGDLHVLRQKQLGRYFSEPAARFYVAEVLLALEYLHMLGVVYRDLKPENILVREDGHIMLTDFDLSLRCAVNPMLLKSSDVDPAKISGLSAQASCIEPFCIEPSCQVPCFSPRLLPTAAKARKLKVDLAAQVRSLPQLVAEPTDARSNSFVGTHEYLAPEIIKEEGHGAAVDWWTFGVFLYELLYGRTPFKGSNNEETLANVVLLGLRFPEHPNVSFQAKDLIRGLLVKEPENRLGSEKGAAEIKQHPFFEGLNWALIRCAMPPELPDFYDFGVSDMMNSQCKGAKYLECKVGEHVEFELF, encoded by the exons ATGGGTTCATTCTCTGGCACTTGTGAAATAGTTGAAGCAAGGGAGGAAGAGCTAAATACAAGGAAAGCTCCTGGGGTTTATCAGTCCAGTTCTGAGTGTAGCACGTCTGAGAAAAATCAGAAATTTTCGGTGCTGAAATTGGGATACAAGGATGATCTAGATGATGATATCAACAAGCTTTTTGAATCAATTGCTCTTAAATCTTCATCAAGGGATTTGAGCCTTTTCCAAGATGGTACAAGTCCTAGGCTGAAAAGTGCATTAAAAAAACCAATTACAATGGGTATTCCACGGTCCCCAAGAGTTGGGACTTCTGAGCCCGCTAATTTGAAGCAAGCATTAAGAGACCTTTGTATATCTAAAGCATCCGAAATGGCTGCTATGAAACGATTATCAAAGTCAACAACAGCTTCTCCAAGATTATCTGAAGTTGGGAAGATACAGACATTGTACAATTCAGTTGTAGCTGAAACCAGTCGATCTGGGTCTTCCTTTGTTGAGAGCAATGGGCGTCAAATTGAAATATCTCTAGTGCCAGAAAAAGGCAAATCCCTTTCCTTGGAGAAAACCTCTCAATCTTCCCAAATTGCATTGTTGAGCCGAAACATTCATTCTTCTCGGGAAATTGCTGTTGCAACTACTAAATATGATGCTGGGACTTCATTGATACAAAGTGATTTGGCAGGCTCGTCAAGTAAAGTTGGGATTCAATCACAACGAGTGGTACCTGTTGAAACAGAAGAACAAGCATCTGCCTCTTCTCCCTCTCTTTATAATACATCTGGATGCAAATCAGAGGTGCCCAAAAATGCTTCTTCCCCTAAAAAGTTGGGAAATAAAACATCTGTATCAAATACTGGGAAGAAAGGTAGGTTGCAAACAGTATCTTCATCTAATGCTGTAAATGGCAACAGAGTTAACAAACCGCCACGCCATGCCCCCTGGACTGTTAAATCGGTCATCAAGAACAAGAATCTGAgtaagaagaaacaaaaggagGATTCATGCTCTACTTTATGTGGTCCTACGCCCAATGAAGTTAATAAGCCTGTTCCTGGTACACCTCGGCTAATTTGTGAGAGATGTAGGTGTGCTTTGGAAAATACTAGTGAAGAAAAAAACCAAGATATTGTGGCATTAGACTCTACCAGTCCTGAAAACGGAGTAAACTTGAGTAATGTGCACTCTGGTTCAAATAAACCTGGTTTGGTGTCAAGTAGTGTTAATAAAAGCAAAACAGTTGCAAAAGTGAAGAACACCAAGTTGAAAGAGCAAATTGAATTTTCACAAAGTTCAAAGAGTAGTCAAGGTGAGTACAGCAGTAGTACAAGTACTAGTGATGAGAGCAATGTGAGTGGTTCAAGTCGTAGCACTAGGCCTCACATGTCAAAGGATGTCAGGTGGGCAGCCATACGACATGCTCAAGTGCAGCATGGAGTCTTGGGCTTGAGACACTTCAATCttttaaagaaacttggttGTGGAGACATTGGCACTGTATATCTTGCGGAACTAATTGGCACTAGCTGCTTGTTTGCTATTAAGGTCATGGACAATGAATTtttagaaagaagaaagaagatgccTAGGGCTCAAACTGAAAGAGAAATATTAAGGATCCTGGATCATCCTTTTCTTCCCACAATGTATGCACAATTTACATCAGATAATCTATCGTGTCTGGTCATGGAGTATTGTCCAGGTGGAGATCTTCATGTTCTACGGCAGAAGCAGCTTGGTAGATATTTCTCGGAGCCAGCAGCAAG GTTTTATGTTGCTGAAGTTCTCCTTGCTTTGGAGTACTTGCACATGCTTGGAGTTGTTTACCGTGATTTGAAACCCGAAAACATTCTTGTTCGGGAAGATGGCCACATTATGCTCACAGATTTTGATCTGTCCCTGAGGTGTGCTGTTAACCCAATGCTTCTGAAATCATCTGATGTTGACCCTGCAAAAATCTCTGGTTTAAGTGCACAAGCAAGTTGCATTGAGCCATTCTGCATTGAACCATCTTGTCAAGTTCCATGCTTCAGCCCAAGATTGCTACCCACCGCTGCAAAAGCAAGGAAACTAAAAGTTGATCTTGCAGCCCAGGTCAGATCATTGCCACAGCTTGTGGCCGAGCCCACAGATGCAAGATCAAACTCATTTGTTGGCACACATGAATACTTGGCTCCTGAGATCATCAAAGAAGAGGGACATGGAGCTGCAGTTGACTGGTGGACATTTGGAGTTTTTCTCTACGAACTTTTGTACGGCAGAACACCCTTTAAAGGTTCAAACAATGAAGAAACATTGGCCAACGTAGTGTTGCTGGGTCTTCGATTCCCCGAGCACCCAAATGTTAGTTTCCAAGCAAAGGATCTGATAAGAGGGTTGTTGGTTAAAGAGCCTGAAAACCGTTTGGGTTCAGAGAAAGGGGCTGCCGAGATTAAACAGCATCCCTTCTTCGAGGGCCTTAACTGGGCCTTAATTCGCTGCGCTATGCCTCCAGAACTTCCAGACTTCTATGATTTTGGAGTTTCAGACATGATGAACTCGCAGTGCAAGGGTGCTAAGTACTTAGAGTGTAAAGTAGGAGAGCATGTAGAATTCGAGTTGTTTTGA
- the LOC100787024 gene encoding 60S acidic ribosomal protein P2-2 yields the protein MKVIAAYLLAVLGGNAAPSADDLRTILGSVGADANDDNISNFLSEVKGKDIAELIAAGREKLASVPSGGGAAVSVAAAPGGGAAAPAAAESKKEEKVEEKEESDDDMGFSLFD from the exons ATGAAGGTCATCGCCGCCTACTTGCTCGCCGTATTGGGAGGCAATGCAGCCCCTTCCGCTGATGACTTAAGGACCATCCTTGGCTCCG TTGGAGCTGACGCGAATGATGACAACATCAGCAACTTCTTGTCTGAAGTTAAGGGCAAAGACATTGCGGAGCTTATCGCCGCCGGTAGGGAAAAGTTGGCCTCCGTGCCTTCTGGCGGTGGCGCCGCGGTTTCCGTGGCCGCTGCTCCCGGTGGTGGCGCTGCTGCACCGGCTGCCGCCGAATCTAAGAAGGAGGAAAAGGTGGAAGAGAAGGAGGAATCGGATgac GATATGGGATTCAGTCTCTTTGATTAA